One window from the genome of Cucumis melo cultivar AY chromosome 10, USDA_Cmelo_AY_1.0, whole genome shotgun sequence encodes:
- the LOC107991704 gene encoding uncharacterized mitochondrial protein AtMg00810-like has protein sequence MHEEFNALQARGTWSLVPRLPSMNVVGCKWVFRIKYNPDGTIARHKARLVAKGYHQVQGFDFDETFSPVVKKPTIRIILALIAQYNWSLTHLDVKNAFLHGILQETVYMAQPTGFQDKNVPIMCVSSTRVFMVSNRPLALDDIIITEPNYLYISVLKNQLALEFKIFDHGHLKYFLGLEIQSSIDGIFVNQAKYLNDLLHSSGMTFAKSCITPMSTSLDLYTIAPPFNDPSLYRRLVGSLQYLTFTRPDIAFSINRVSQFMHKLAVIHFLAVKRILRYLCGTLTLGIKFRKGSFSLQTFCDSEWAGDTSDRRSTSGFIAFLGSNPISWSSKKQSTVSRSSTEAEYRSLATTIVDLYWIR, from the exons ATGCATGAGGAATTCAATGCTCTTCAAGCACGAGGTACCTGGTCCCTAGTACCTCGACTTCCATCTATGAATGTTGTTGGTTGTAAATGGGTTTTTCGAATAAAATATAATCCCGATGGCACTATTGCTCGTCACAAGGCGCGACTGGTTGCTAAAGGTTATCATCAGGTACAaggttttgattttgatgaaacatTTAGTCCTGTTGTTAAGAAACCTACCATACGCATCATTCTTGCTCTTATTGCTCAATACAATTGGTCCTTAACCCATTTAGATGTCAAAAATGCCTTTCTTCATGGTATTCTTCAGGAAACAGTGTACATGGCTCAACCTACTGGCTTCCAAGACAAAAATGTCCCAATCATGTGTGTCTCCTCCACAAGAGTCTTTATGGTCTCAAACAGGCCCCTCGCGCTTG atgacatcATTATCACTGAACCTAACTATTTATACATTTCTGTTCTTAAAAACCAATTGGCCCTGGAATTCAAAATATTTGATCATGGTCATTTAAAGTACTTTCTTGGTCTCGAAATCCAATCCTCCATTGATGGCATATTTGTTAACCAAGCAAAATATCTTAATGATCTCCTCCACTCATCTGGAATGACCTTTGCCAAATCTTGTATCACACCAATGTCTACTTCTCTTGATCTTTATACAATTGCACCACCATTTAATGATCCATCACTTTATCGCAGACTAGTTGGTTCCTTGCAATATCTTACCTTCACTCGTCCTGATATTGCATTCTCTATAAATCGTGTTAGTCAGTTCATGCATAAACTAGCTGTCATTCACTTTTTAGCCGTCAAACGCATCCTCAGATATCTTTGTGGTACTCTAACCCTTGGAATAAAATTTCGAAAAGGTTCGTTTTCTCTACAAACCTTTTGTGATTCTGAATGGGCAGGTGATACATCTGATCGACGTTCCACCTCCGGCTTTATCGCCTTTCTTGGTTCTAATCCAATATCTTGGTCTTCTAAAAAGCAATCTACCGTCTCTCGTTCCTCCACAGAAGCAGAATATCGTTCTCTTGCCACTACTATTGTCGATCTTTATTGGATCAGATAG